The following is a genomic window from Thalassoglobus sp. JC818.
GTGGAATGGAACGCCGACTTGGCACCAATCCAATCAGCATGTCTGGTCCATCGATCAATGGACCACTCGTCCTCGACATGACCACCAGCGCAACCGCCGAAGGAAAGTTGCGCGTCGCAAAACAATCGGGAAAGACTGTCCCTGACGGAATGATCATCGACGGGTACGGAAAACCTTCCTGTGATCCGAATGCCTACTATGACAAGCCATTCGGCTCTATCCTCCCGCTCGGAGGTCCCGGATTGGGACACAAAGGGTACGGTCTTTCCGTCATGGTCGACGTCTTCTGCGGCATGCTTTCCGGCAGCGGTGTCTGCCGCACAGATCTCCCTCGTGGAGCCAACGGGGTTTGGCTGCACCTGATGGATGTCGAACAATTCCTTCCACGCGATGAGTATGATGAGTGGATGTCGAAATACGTGAGCCATCTGAAAGATTGCCCACGATTGCCCGGAGTTGACGAAATCCTCCTTCCGGGAGAACTCGAAGAACGAGTCAAGCAACAGCGCTCAGCCAACGGAGTCGAAATTCCACCAGAGACTTGGAGACAAATCTCGGAGTTGGCGGCATCATTGAATGTCTCTCTCGATTTCGCGGCAGAGAGTTCATCGTAAAAGCTCAAACTAACTTCAGCGACACGCGTCTTCATTCAACTTAAGGTCGCTTCATGCTTCGTATCTCGACGGTCCTCAGAAGTATTCTTCCGCTCGTCGCTGTCATGATTTCGACAGCGACGGGACAGGAAATCGATTTCACGAGAGACATTCGTCCAATCCTTTCAGGGAGATGCTATGCCTGTCATGGTCCCGATCCGGAAACTCGTGAAGCTGGCCTGAGACTCGATCAGGAAGAGGCATCACAACAGACTCTCGACAGCGGCGAAGCAGCGATCGTTCCCCATGACTGGAGCAAGAGCGAACTCATCGTTCGCGTGACCACGTCAGACGACTACTCACGGATGCCTCCGCCGGAGCACGGAGCTGCGCTGACAGCAAAAGAGATTGACCTGATCAAACGATGGATTGAACAGGGAGCAAATTACGCTCGCCATTGGTCATTCGATCCCCCTCAACGCCCCGACCTCCCGGATGTGGGCAACTCCAACTGGCCGCTGAATCCGATCGACAATTTCGTTCTGGACCGATTGGATCAAGAAGGGCTCAAGCCATCTCCGATGGCCGACCGCAGCACACTCATTCGCAGAGTCTCTCTCGATCTGACAGGACTTCCCCCAACCCCCGGAGAAGTCGAAAGCTTCGTCAATGACAATTCCCCCGACGCTTACGAACGCCTCGTCGAGCGACTACTCAGCTCGCCACGATTCGGCGAACGTTGGGGGCGGATCTGGCTCGACCTTGCTCGCTATGCAGACTCGGCTGGGTACGCTGATGATCCTCCGCGAGAGATCTGGAAGTACCGCGACTGGGTCATTAACGCGATCAACGACGGAATGCCCTTCGACCAGTTCACGATTGAACAAATCGCCGGCGACCTTCTTCCCGATCCGACAGACAATCAGTTAATCGCAACCGCGTTTCATCGGAACACGATGACCAACAGCGAAGGAGGAACCGATGACGAAGAGTTTCGCAGTGCTGCGATCGTTGATCGTGTGAATACAACCATGCAAACCTGGATGGGTTTGACGATGGGATGTGCGCAATGCCACACGCACAAATACGATCCGATCACCCAGACGGAATACTATCAGGTGTACGCCATCTTCAATCAAACTGAAGATGCCGATCGGCGTGATGAAGCCCCTGTCCTTAAAACCTGGACACCTGAACTCCTCGTCAAAAAACAGCGGCTCGAAGAACGAATCCGCTCGTTGCAGAAACAACTCGATGAAAGTGCCAGCCCCGGTAACTCCGAACTCGTTGGCGCGGGTACTCCAACAGGCCCTGTGGTTGCACGGTATGTCAGAATCGAACTTCCCGAAGAAGACCAGATACTTTCGCTGGCGGAAGTTCAAGTCTTTTCCGGTGATGAAAACCTGGCACTCAACAAACCCGCAACGCAAAGCTCCACAGCTTATGACGGCCCGCCTGAGTTGGCAGTTGACGGGAATACTTCGGGAGAGTTCTTCGAGCAAAAATCCACGACACACACCGAAAAGGAAAACTCGCCGTGGTGGATGGTCGACCTGCAACGCGATGCAGAGATTAGCCTCATCAAAGTCTGGAATCGAAACGATAGTCCAACGATCTTCCAAAGACTCAACGGTTTTCGTGTCGTGCTCCTTGATCAGGAGAAAAAACCGGTTTGGGCGAAGACTGTTTCAAAAGCTGCCGAGTTCGACTCGACAATCCAAGTTCCTCAAACCGAAACTGCCTTTTCGAACGACGAAGTTCGCGAACTCATCACAGTCCTGCAGCAGCACTCACCGCGCATCAAAGCGTTGCAGAAAGAGATCGATCAACTCAAAAAGCAACAGGCAAACCTGTCGCCGATCAACACTCCGATCATGCGTGAACTCCCCGCTGAGAAACAGCGGACAACGCACATTCAAATTCGCGGCAACTTTCTCGACCTTGGCGATGAAGTTCAGGCTGGTGTCTTGAACGAGTTCCATCCGATCGAAGTTGACACTCCCAATCGACTCGAATTCGCCCGCTGGTTGATGTCTCCCGACAATCCGCTGACTGCACGAGTTCTGGCCAATCGCCACTGGGAAGTTCTCTTCGGACGAGGCCTCGTGGAAACCAGTGAAGACTTTGGAATGCAGGGAGAGCTTCCCAGCCACCCCGAATTGCTCGACTGGCTGGCGACCCGTTTCATCGAATCGGGCTGGAGCCAGAAAGACCTGATTCGTTTAATTGTGATATCGGCCACTTACCGACAGTCCTCCGACACCACTCCTGAGATCATCGAGCGAGATCCCGCGAACCGACTACTTACCCGAGGACCACGGTTCCGCCTCTCCGCTGAACTCATTCGCGATCAGGCCCTCTCTCTTTCAGGTTTGCTCAGCGACAAAATGCTTGGAGCGTCGGTCAATCCTCCTCGTCCGAAACTCGGCCTTAAGGCAGCTTTTGGAGGCTCAACCGACTGGGAAACCAGCACCGGAGAAGACAAGTTCCGTCGAGGGATCTACACCACCTGGAGAAGGTCGATTCCATATCCCTCGATGGACGCATTCGATGCTCCGAGTCGGGAAATCTGCACCGTTCGGCGAATCCGAACAAACACCCCACTGCAGGCCCTCGTCACTCTCAATGACCCGGTCTATGTCGAAGCTGCGCAAGCTCTGGCAGGTCGAATCCTCACCGAAGGCGGAGATGAGCTTGAAAAACGCCTCACGTACGGGTTCCAACTCTGTACGTCCCGATCCCCGAATCCCTCTGAGCTGGAAGTTCTGACGAGAACATTTCAACTCGTGCAATCTCAGTTCGAATCGAAAGAGCAAGAGGCTGCCAAGCTGCGAGCCATCCCAGAGATCGCCGAAAGCGATGTCTCATTCGCCGAGCAGGCGAGCTGGACGACCTTGTCAAATGTTTTACTGAATCTTGACGAAACCTTAACGCGTCGGTGACACTCTCCAGCGGCTTGTTGTCAGCGTCGATGGCTCTGACATTTCGCCGATTTGAGATTTTTAAGAGTAGATTTATCAAGATGGTTTCCCCACGCTTCCTGCCGTTGTTTCTGAGTTTACTGACAACGCTTCCGCTGCTGACATCCGGTTGTGCGCCCAAGATTCAGGCTGTCGACGACCTGAACGGGATTCAGTCGACTTTCGACCAATTCAAGACAGCTGTCCGAAACCGCGAGGGAGACGCCGCAGCTGCACTCGTCACAGAGAACTCGATTGAGCGCTTCGACGAACTTCGAAGCTGGGCAGTCTCCGACTCGCCAGAGCAGCTCTCAGAGCGCCCCGTTCTTGAGCAAATCGAAGTCTTGAGGCTCCGCCACGAACTCACTCCAGAACAGCTCAAGAACTCAGATGGGAAAAAGGTCATCGCCATTCTCGTGGAACGGGATGAGCTTCCGACACCATTCGTAAAAGAGTCCCAAATTGCTGAACCAGTATTTCAAGGGGATCGCTGTATTCTTCGAATCTTCGACAATGCCGGTCTGGCCAAAGAGCGTATGACATTCCGCAGAGAAGATGACATCTGGAAACTCGACATCGCCTCGATGGAACACGTCCAAGAGAAAATCTACAACGGGATGAAACGCAAGCGGAAAATGTCCGACGAAGAAATCATTGAAGAAATCTCCGCGACATGGGATGACGACCGCGATATCGATACACTCCAAGACACGACAGATCAAACGGCCCAACCGGATCAGCCGGAGGCCGTTCCTCAATCGGAGACGGAACAGGATTCTCAATGACTATGCGGCAATCGATTGTCTGCGTTTCTCTTCTCTTCACTTCCCTTTCAGCAGCGTACGCACAACGCGACCTGAAAGAGATCCCCTCACCTGATCCAGAGTTGGAACGGGAAACGTTCATTCTCCCTGAGGGATTTGAAGTCAATCTGTTTGCGGCAGACCCCGCGATTGCCAAACCGATTCAGATGAACTTCGATCCGCAAGGACGCCTGTGGATTGCAAGTTCCGAAACTTATCCGCACATCGAACCCGGTGCGGTTGCCAACGACAAGATCCTGTATCTGCAAGATGTCGATGGCGACGGAGTCAGTGATCGAACGGAAATCTTCGCCGACGGTCTTCTGATTCCGACAGGAGTCATTCCCGGAGACGGAGGTGTTTACGTCGGAGCCAGTACTGAGCTTCTGCACTTCAAAGATACCGATGGCGACGGCAAAGCCGACGAAAAAAGAATCGTCCTGTCTGGCTTCGGGACCGAGGACACGCACCACATCCTCCACACCCTGCGATACGGCCCCGAATCACTTCTCTACTTCAATCAGTCAATCTACATCCACAGCCACATCGAAACTCCCTGGGGAATCAGGAGATTGAACGCCGGAGGAATCTGGCGATTCCGACCTGAAACGCTGGAACTCGAAGTGTTCGCGCGTGGACTCGTCAACCAATGGGGAACCGATTTCGACCAGTACGGCCAGACGTTCGCAACAGACGGAGCCGGTGGCGAGGGAATCAATTACATCGTCCCCGGTGCTTCTTACGTCACAGCCTTCGGAGCGAATCGAATTCTCCACGGCCTCAACCCCGGCAGCCCGAAGCATTGTGGACTCGAAATTGTTGAGACACCAGATCTGCCGGAAGACTGGCAGGGAAGTCTGATTACCAACGACTTCCGCGGACACCGTGTCTGTCGATTCGTCCTCACCGAAAGCGGATCGGGATACCGATCTCAGGAACAACAGGAGGTCATTAAGTCCGATCACGTCGCGTTCCGACCCGTTGATGTCAAACAAGGCCCCGATGGATCGATCTACATTGCCGATTGGTACAACCCGATCATTCAACACGGTGAGGTCGACTTCCGAGATCCCCGCCGAGATCACACTCACGGTCGCATCTGGCGAGTGACCTACACAGGAAACAAAACCAATCCACCGCTTGATATTGGATCACTCGACGTTGACCAACTCCTCGAACTCGTGGCCACTTCGAATCGATACTACCGGCAGCAGGCCAAAGTCGTGCTCAAGGAACAAGGGGAAAGCATCCTCCCGACTGTCAAGCAATGGGCGACGTCTGTTAAAGACAACCAACAGGATCGCCTGCTTCTCGAAGGGCTCTGGATTTTCCAATCCCTGGGTCAGCTCGAACATGACCTTTTGAATCGATGCCTCAACTCGGACAATCACAGTGTTCGGGCAGCTGCGACGCGAGTCGTTGGACAAATGGTTTCAAAAATTGACGCCCCGCTCCAGATTCTCTCGGAACGCATTCTCGACTCCCATCCTCAGGTTCGCCTCGAGGCAATCTGTGCTCTGTCGCACGTTACAGATCCCTCTGCGGTGGAAGTCGCTCTGCAAGCTTTGACACTCGATGTCGACGAAAACATCGACTACGCGTTGTGGATGACTTGTCGAGACCTCGAACCTTACTGGGCTCCGGCTCTCGCTCGTGGAGAGCTTTCGCTCGATGCCCCTCCTCAAGCACTTCCGTTCCTGTTGCGAGCAACCAACAACAACACCGGAGTCGCCACGCTTGTCACTCGACTGAAGGACGGCACCCTGACTGCCGATTCGCTGGACGATGCTCTGAAAGTCCTCGCGGATCTTGGAACAAAGGAACATCTCGGCGAGGTTTACGATCTGGTACTCGCTGAGCAAACTCCGTTGAAGCTTCGAGCTGATCTTCTCAACACGCTGACAGAAGCGGCGAGACAACGAAATCAAGTTGCCAACCGACCGCACGACCCTCTTTCAGATCTATTGAATGAAGAGAATCCGGCATTTCGCGTGGCCCTCATTCGGTACGTAGGAGCTTCCAAAGCAACGGAGCTGAGATCAGCCATCGAAGAGCTGATCGCAAAGGAAAACGCGTCTCTCGGAGAACGCATCGAAGCTATCCATTCCTTCGGTCAGTTTTCCGACGCAGCTTCTGCATCTCGGCTGACGCAGGTCGCAAAGTCCCAGATGCCTCCGGAAATTCGCCGTGCTGCGCTCATCGAGTTACTTCGCTTCCGACCGCAACAGGCTCCTGCACTCATCGCCGATTTTCTGCAAACTGCTCCGCCGCAAGTCATCGAACCGCTCTTCTATGCCATCATTCAACGCAAGGGAGCAGAAGCCGCCGTCGCTGCTGCGATGAAAGACCTGTCTTACCCGAAAGACGTGGCTGTGATCGGATCACGCGTCCTAGGATCATCTGGCCAACAGGATTCCGAACTCGCCAAAGTCCTTCGTCAATCCGGACAACTGGCGGACGAGCCCGTTCAGCTCAGCTCTGAAGAAATGCAGCACCTCGTGGCCCAAATTCAAGCCAATGGGAATCCGGCACGCGGTGAAGAAATCTTCCGTCGCGCAGACCTCAACTGTCTGAAATGTCACGCGATTGGACCGGCAGGCGGCCAGATTGGATCGAACCTTGTCAGTCTCGGAGCGACGGCACAATTGGACTACGTCGTTGAGTCACTTCTCGATCCCAACGCCAAAGTGAAAGAAGGCTATCACACCGTGGTCGTTGCGACAGACGAAGGAAAAGTCTACTCGGGAATTCAAACCCGAGAGTCTGATGATTCACTGTATCTCCGCGATGCGGAAGGCCGCGAACACGTCGTCATCAAAGACGAAATCGTTCAACAGAAACAGGGGCTTTCCCTGATGCCCGCCGGTCTGACATCTTCAATTACAAACAACGAACTTTTGGATCTGTGTGCGTTTCTTTCATCGCTGGGACGAACTCCCGAGTTCACAATTGGAACCAAACCCGTCGTCCGAAACTGGGAGACAATCGAAGCCACGAATGAAGCAGCGTATCAATTGCGACGAACGAGCTACGCCGACACAGCCACAGACAACGACGCATTTCAATGGAAAACCGTTTACAGCTACGTTGACGGTCGACTGAATTTGAATGACCTCCCCGAAGTTTTCGTCCGCAATCGCTCTGCCCCCGGAAATCGCGGAATGAGTTTCGTTCGAGTGAAATTCGAATCGACTGACGGAATCGTCGGTTTCGATCTGCAAGATTCAACTGGACTTCAGATCTGGCTCGATGGTCAACCGATCGAATCAGCCAAGCGCATCCAGGCAGAAACCTCCGCAGGTCCTCATCAACTTACCATTGCTGTCGACCGTGCTGTTCGCACTTCTCCAATCCTCTTGAGTCCGGTAAACGGTGATGACTTCGCCATCATCGACCTCCCGGCACAGAATTAAAACGTCGAGAAAGGAAGCCCATTGATGAGGATTGGAATCGTCAGCGATACTCACGGAAACCTCGAAAACACGTCACTGGCAGTTGAGCATCTTCGATCCCACGAGATTGAAAACGTCATCCATTGCGGTGACATCGGCTCAGCGTCTATCCCGTCAGAATTCACGGAATTTCAAACGCACTTCGTGTTTGGAAATGTTGATTCCGATGTGGCGACGCTTCGTCAGGCAATCAACGACGCCAACGGAACCTGCCACGGTCGCTTCGGGGAAGTCACGCTCGGCGGACGAAAAATTGCCTTCTTACATGGAGACGACGCAGCTCGAGCGAATCAGACGATCGAATCCAACGAGTACGATCTCGTCTGTTACGGACACACGCACAAGGCAGAATCCCATCAGGAAGGATCAACGCTGGTCCTCAATCCCGGGGCTCTCCATCGAGCCAATCCGCACACCTTGGCGATCGTCGACTTGACCGATCTTTCCGTCCAACATCTTCCATTACGACCAGAGCCAGGAGCGACGAAGTAGCGTTCGCATGATCCGCAACTCGATTTTCAACCGATCGAGAATTCGTGAGCGAACCGCTGGTGAAATCCAGACGAGAATGTGCGACAATCGCATCAGTGAACGCTGATTCAACCCACTCTCTCACTGGAGGAATCGATGTCAACCGCCACAACTTCGCCTAGTGTGATCGCTGCCCCGACAGTCCGCCAGACTCAGATGCTGATCGACGGCCAGTGGTGTGACTCCACGAGTGGCAAGACCTTCGCCACCTATCATCCAGCGACGGAAGAGAAAATCGCCGACGTTGCTCTCGCGAATGCGGACGATGTTGATCGTGCAGTCAAAGCTGCACGTCGGGCATTCGAGTCAGGCGACTGGCCAGCAATGGATGCCCGTGATCGCGGTCGACTTCTGAATCGCCTGGCTGACTTGATTGAAGAGAACGCGGATGAACTCGCTGCGCTGGAGACACTCGACAACGGAAAACCAATTCGAGACGCTCGCGCAGCTGACATCCCACTGGTGATTGATTGCCTTCGATATTACGCCGGCTGGGCAGACAAGATCACCGGCGAAACGATTCCCATTCGGGGCAATTACTTTTGCTATTCGCGTCGTGAACCCTTGGGAGTGTGCGGACAAATCATCCCCTGGAATTTCCCTGCGCTGATGGTCGCCTGGAAATGGGGACCAGCACTCGCTGCCGGATGCACGATCGTCATGAAGCCGGCTGAGCAAACTCCTCTCTCCTGCCTGCGACTCGCCGAACTGGCAACCGAAGCAGGCTTCCCACCCGGTGTGATTAACATCGTTCCAGGATTTGGAGAAACTGGAGCTGCAATTGTTCGTCACCCCGATGTCGACAAAATCGCATTCACGGGATCAACGGAAACCGCACAACGAATCATGTCCGATGCAGCTCAAACGCTGAAACGTCTGACATTTGAACTCGGTGGCAAGTCACCGAACATCATCTTCGGTGACTCAGATCTCGATGCCGCAATCGAAGGAGCGGAGTTTGGACTGTTCTTCAATCAGGGTCAGTGCTGTTGTGCGGGTAGCCGTGTTTTCGTCGAGCAATCTGTGCATGAAGAGTTCATCGAGAGAGTCGTCAGCCGCGCCCAAGAGAGACGACTTGGCAATCCGTTCGATGAAAACACGACACAGGGCCCGCAAATCGACATCGATCAATTCCGGAAGATCATGCACTACATCGAACGTGGCAAACATTCCAAAGCCACGTGTGTGACCGGTGGCGAGCGCGAAGGCACGCAAGGCTTCTACGTTCAACCAACGATCTTCGACAACGTCACCGATGACATGGACATCGCAACGGACGAGATCTTCGGACCCGTCATGAGCGTGCTTCCGTTCCGTGATATCGACGAAGTGATTGAACGGTCGAACAAGACCTACTACGGACTCGCAGCTGCAGTCTGGACGAAAGATGTCGCAAAAGCTCACCACATCGCCAACTCCGTCAAAGCGGGAACCGTGTGGATCAACTGCTATGACGTCTTCGATGCAGCTGCCCCATTTGGCGGGTTCAAGATGTCTGGAATCGGACGAGAACTCGGAGCTGCTGCGCTCGCAAACTACACGGAACACAAGACCGTGACGATGAATCTCAACTCGTAACACGAGTCTTTGAAGCGATCGCCCTCAAAGCGTCTACACCGTGTGGGTGCCGTCCCATGCGCACATGTCGCAGTTGCTTTCCAACAGTGATGCTGCGCTCGCTTCGTCTGCTAGAAATGGTTATCGTCCGGTTTGCCTGCACAGCCTTGCCATAACCCAAAACGAGTGCAACAAAGCCTCGTCGTTACTTCAAACTCGCACTAAGAAGTTGCGAAGCATAGAGACTGAGAGACGATGAATTCAGAAGCTGTCAACGAGTCCGAACTGATCCGAACCGATGTCGACGGAGTGTCGACACTTCAACTCAATCGTCCCAATCGTCGACATGCTTTGTCGTTGTCATTGTTGTCCGAACTTGAAACGACACTCCTTTCACTCAAGGACGACCGCTCAATTCGCGTCGTCATCATCGCATCCGCCGGGCCGGTCTTTTCGTCCGGCCATGATCTCGGAGAGATGCAGCAACGAACTGAAGAGGAGTACTCCACTCTGTTCGCCACCTGCGCACGAGTGATGATGGCCATTCGCTCGATGCCTCAACCCGTCATCGCCAGAGTTCAGGGTTTTGCAACTGCTGCTGGATGCCAGCTTGTTGCTGCATGTGATCTGGCTGTTGCCGTCGAGACAGCTCAGTTCGCAACTCCCGGAGTCAAAATCGGGTTGTTCTGTACCACTCCCATGGTTCCACTCGTCCGCAACATCGCTCCCAAGATTGCGATGGAAATGCTGCTCACCGGTCAGCCGATTTCCGCAAAGCGGGCACTCGAAGCGGGTCTCGTCAATCGTGTCGTTTCAGAAGAGGAACTCGATTCCACAGTCAAAGAACTGACGACTGCCATCGTCGCTTCAAGTCGACGCACACTCGCCCTCGGCAAAGAAGAGTTCTATACGCAACTTGAGATGACCGAAGAGGAAGCTTACGCACGAGCCGTTACCGTAATGACGAAAAATGTTCTCGAACACGATGCTCAGGAAGGCATGGCTGCGTTCCTGCAAAAGCGGCCTCCCGTCTGGAGCGAGTAATTGGCCAAGTTTGCTTCGGCGCTGCTTCCCTGGTGGACTACAAACGGACGCGCAACCATCGACGCGACCAGAATCGCCAAGTCGCGATCACTCCTCGTGCAAACATGTCGGCGTTCATCCCGACCCAAGCGCCCATCAACCCCATCTCCAGCGTGACTCCGAAAATGTATCCCAACGGAATGCGGATCAGATAAGTCGTGAACATGGCCACATACAGGGGAAATTTTGTCTCTCCTGCACCGCGGATCGCAGCGAAGTAAACGATTGAAAGAATCAACGGAATCTGAAACAGGCCAACGACTCGAAACGCAGGAATTCCCACAGCACGGACAGCTTCGTCCCGGTTCATTTGGTTGTAGATCCAATCCGCACCGAACACGAACCAGGCGGTGATCAATACTCCGAGGAGCGTACACTGCATGGCTGCTTCGTGTCCGGCGCGAACCGCACGTTCTTTGTTTCCTGCCCCTAGCGACTGACCAACCATCGTCGCTGCGGCCGCTCCGTACGCAACGGCTGGTAGATAAGTAATTGCTTCGACTCTCACTCCGATGATATGGGCAGCGAACTCTGCTTTACCGAGTCCAGAAATCACACGCAAAAAGATGCAGTGCCCGACCCACATGACGATCCCTTCCATCCCGGAAGGAACGCCTATCGCCAGAATTTTCCGAACGGTTTCTCCTCGCAGGCTGAGATCCGCAGGCACCAGCGATAAGCCGCTGAACCCCATGATAAAAATGGCGAGTATTAACAGCCCTCCGCACACTCTCGCCACAACAGTACCAGCGACAATTCCATCCACTCCCCATGGTTCAATCGGCCCGATTCCATGAACAAGCGCGGTCGACACGATCACATTCAGAATACTTACGGAACCGAACACCCACATCGGCGTCTTCATATCACCGCAACCTCGAAGAGCAGCGGCCAGCACCAGGCTGAAACTCGAAAACAACAAGCCGATGGCATCAACGCGAAGATACCGCACAGCGATTTGAGCGGCTTGCCCATCAAGCCCCATCAGCGTCACAAGCGTCGGCGCAGCGAGGAGAATCACCCCCATAAAGAACAGTCCGGAAACGAGAGAGAGTGCCAGTGAACGATTTGCGACAACGTTTGCCTCATCTCGCTCATCTGCACCCCATGCCCGGGATATCAGCGCTGTCGTTCCCGTCGCCACGAGTGAAAAGATTAGCGACGCCAACCAGCCGACATACGCAGCGACACCAACGGCCGCAGTGGCATCGGTCCGAATATCACTCGTCAGGTTACCTGCCAGATAGACGTCGTAGAACCCAACGAGAAAATTGAGCACCTGTTCCCCAAGCACCGGAAGCGCCAGGAAGAAAACAGTTGTACGAAGAGGACCTGTCATCAGGTCAGCATGAGTCGGAGTGAGTCGAGCGCGAGACATTGATGAATTCTAGAGCAAGTTGCTCTTTTCTGTGCACTCGCTTGTGCTGTTTCATCGGACAAAAGGTGGAGTTTGCTCGTGCGAGTGAGTGTACGCCATACTCAGAAATGCTCTCGAAGAACTTGACCGCTCGTATGCAGCGACACGCGCTAGCAAACAGTCCATTCAACAAAAGAATCAAGTTTATCGCTAAGAGACAACGAAGGTGGTGAAAGATCGATGCTGGGCATGGTCACTCCGTTGTCGTCGAGACACAAACAAAAACTCATCCACACACACTGATGTGAATTGCGAGAGATCCGAACGAATACAGAATCTCCTTCCGTGAACCCTACCTGACTCCCCGATTGCACGATACGATGGGGCCACCATCTCCTTGACCTTTCAATCGATAGGATGCGTGACTCGTGATTATCGGAGTGACAAAGGAAACATTCCCAGGTGAGCGGCGTGTCGCCCTGGTTCCAGCATCGGTTTCGGCATTGAAGAAACTCGGAGCTGAAGTCACCGTTCAATCTGGTGCTGGAGTCGAGGCAGGGTTCCCCGATTCAGATTATGAGGCGGCAGGCGCCAAACTCGTTGAATCGCGTGAGAACATTCTGGAGACAGCAGATGTACTGCTTCAGGTTCGCGCAGCGGTCGCGAATCCAGAACACGGATCGGCTGATCTCGCATCTCTCAAGCCGGATCAAGTCCTGATCGCACAGTGTGATCCTCTTTCAGATCCCAAGCAAATGCAGGATGCAGCTACGAAGAAGGCTGTCATTTTCGCATTGGAACTGGTTCCGCGAATTACTCGTGCTCAGAGCATGGACGTGCTCTCATCGATGGCGACAATCGCTGGTTACAAAGCCGTTTTGATGGCAGCCAGCACCTCACCTCAGATGTTCCCGATGATGATGACTGCAGCGGGAACACTCACCCCTGCTCGCGTCTTCGTGCTCGGTGCAGGCGTTGCTGGTCTGCAAGCCATCGCGACCTCCAAGCGAATGGGAGCAGTCGTCAGCGCATACGATGTTCGCCCTGCTGTGAAGGAACAGGTCCAAAGCCTGGGAGCCAAATTCATTGAAATGGATCTTGGCACTGCTGAAGGCGAAGGTGGTTATGCCAAGGAGATGGATGAAGAATTCTATCGAAAACAACGTGAACTGATGCTCAAAGTGATCGCCGACACAGATGTCGTCATCACAACTGCAGCGATCCCAGGCAAGAAAGCGCCGATCCTCGTCACCGAAGAAATGGTCGAAGCGATGCCACCAGGCGGAGTCATCGTTGACCTTGCTGCCGAACGGGGTGGAAACTGCGAGCTCACCAAATCGGGAGAAACCGTCGTCGCTCACGGCGTGACCATTCTCGGCCCGGAAAACGTTCCATCAGACATTCCGCGTCATGCGAGCCAGATGTTCTCGAACAACGTCACGACCTTTCTCAAGTCGCTGATCAAAGACGGTGCAGTTAACGTCGATCTGGATGACGAAGTCATTGCCGGGACTCTGGTCACATACAAGGGAGAGATGGTCCATCCGCTGTGTCGAAAGATC
Proteins encoded in this region:
- a CDS encoding PVC-type heme-binding CxxCH protein, which gives rise to MTMRQSIVCVSLLFTSLSAAYAQRDLKEIPSPDPELERETFILPEGFEVNLFAADPAIAKPIQMNFDPQGRLWIASSETYPHIEPGAVANDKILYLQDVDGDGVSDRTEIFADGLLIPTGVIPGDGGVYVGASTELLHFKDTDGDGKADEKRIVLSGFGTEDTHHILHTLRYGPESLLYFNQSIYIHSHIETPWGIRRLNAGGIWRFRPETLELEVFARGLVNQWGTDFDQYGQTFATDGAGGEGINYIVPGASYVTAFGANRILHGLNPGSPKHCGLEIVETPDLPEDWQGSLITNDFRGHRVCRFVLTESGSGYRSQEQQEVIKSDHVAFRPVDVKQGPDGSIYIADWYNPIIQHGEVDFRDPRRDHTHGRIWRVTYTGNKTNPPLDIGSLDVDQLLELVATSNRYYRQQAKVVLKEQGESILPTVKQWATSVKDNQQDRLLLEGLWIFQSLGQLEHDLLNRCLNSDNHSVRAAATRVVGQMVSKIDAPLQILSERILDSHPQVRLEAICALSHVTDPSAVEVALQALTLDVDENIDYALWMTCRDLEPYWAPALARGELSLDAPPQALPFLLRATNNNTGVATLVTRLKDGTLTADSLDDALKVLADLGTKEHLGEVYDLVLAEQTPLKLRADLLNTLTEAARQRNQVANRPHDPLSDLLNEENPAFRVALIRYVGASKATELRSAIEELIAKENASLGERIEAIHSFGQFSDAASASRLTQVAKSQMPPEIRRAALIELLRFRPQQAPALIADFLQTAPPQVIEPLFYAIIQRKGAEAAVAAAMKDLSYPKDVAVIGSRVLGSSGQQDSELAKVLRQSGQLADEPVQLSSEEMQHLVAQIQANGNPARGEEIFRRADLNCLKCHAIGPAGGQIGSNLVSLGATAQLDYVVESLLDPNAKVKEGYHTVVVATDEGKVYSGIQTRESDDSLYLRDAEGREHVVIKDEIVQQKQGLSLMPAGLTSSITNNELLDLCAFLSSLGRTPEFTIGTKPVVRNWETIEATNEAAYQLRRTSYADTATDNDAFQWKTVYSYVDGRLNLNDLPEVFVRNRSAPGNRGMSFVRVKFESTDGIVGFDLQDSTGLQIWLDGQPIESAKRIQAETSAGPHQLTIAVDRAVRTSPILLSPVNGDDFAIIDLPAQN
- a CDS encoding YfcE family phosphodiesterase encodes the protein MRIGIVSDTHGNLENTSLAVEHLRSHEIENVIHCGDIGSASIPSEFTEFQTHFVFGNVDSDVATLRQAINDANGTCHGRFGEVTLGGRKIAFLHGDDAARANQTIESNEYDLVCYGHTHKAESHQEGSTLVLNPGALHRANPHTLAIVDLTDLSVQHLPLRPEPGATK
- a CDS encoding aldehyde dehydrogenase family protein — protein: MSTATTSPSVIAAPTVRQTQMLIDGQWCDSTSGKTFATYHPATEEKIADVALANADDVDRAVKAARRAFESGDWPAMDARDRGRLLNRLADLIEENADELAALETLDNGKPIRDARAADIPLVIDCLRYYAGWADKITGETIPIRGNYFCYSRREPLGVCGQIIPWNFPALMVAWKWGPALAAGCTIVMKPAEQTPLSCLRLAELATEAGFPPGVINIVPGFGETGAAIVRHPDVDKIAFTGSTETAQRIMSDAAQTLKRLTFELGGKSPNIIFGDSDLDAAIEGAEFGLFFNQGQCCCAGSRVFVEQSVHEEFIERVVSRAQERRLGNPFDENTTQGPQIDIDQFRKIMHYIERGKHSKATCVTGGEREGTQGFYVQPTIFDNVTDDMDIATDEIFGPVMSVLPFRDIDEVIERSNKTYYGLAAAVWTKDVAKAHHIANSVKAGTVWINCYDVFDAAAPFGGFKMSGIGRELGAAALANYTEHKTVTMNLNS
- a CDS encoding enoyl-CoA hydratase, with product MNSEAVNESELIRTDVDGVSTLQLNRPNRRHALSLSLLSELETTLLSLKDDRSIRVVIIASAGPVFSSGHDLGEMQQRTEEEYSTLFATCARVMMAIRSMPQPVIARVQGFATAAGCQLVAACDLAVAVETAQFATPGVKIGLFCTTPMVPLVRNIAPKIAMEMLLTGQPISAKRALEAGLVNRVVSEEELDSTVKELTTAIVASSRRTLALGKEEFYTQLEMTEEEAYARAVTVMTKNVLEHDAQEGMAAFLQKRPPVWSE